From one Mya arenaria isolate MELC-2E11 chromosome 4, ASM2691426v1 genomic stretch:
- the LOC128230019 gene encoding multiple epidermal growth factor-like domains protein 10: protein MTLWNVCLTALVWTCQINIGFSALDSCTVDAECTANAVCDVNKVCTCQASFFERGKRCEPKGLDDTCSADDDCVAVNNAMCSGGACTCKPSFNEQQKACHPVVGIGSACEAKQDCSLVENTDCVEGQCACSPSFHEQDGTCNPDSAPTTSGLMDVCSTDGDCAAVGNAICSSDNSCVCHSAFMEKGKRCEPKGLDDPCTGDQECVAVDNATCSDGTCTCKPGFHEKAGVCSPESAPTSKGLSAVCLMNGDCAAVGNAICSSDNLCVCHPAFVEKGKQCEPKGLMAECTMDTECVSVENAVCNTNNQCACATAFEQKGQGCDAKGLGDACSDTGECGSVDNASCGQDRTCECNQGFTKKGDNCVPDSTKPKKPKNAAPGLTAPLTSLFIVFVGIFRVS, encoded by the exons ATG ACTCTTTGGAACGTCTGCTTGACAGCGCTTGTGTGGACATGTCAGATAAATATAGGATTCTCAG CGCTTGACAGTTGTACCGTAGATGCAGAGTGTACAGCGAACGCCGTATGTGACGTCAACAAGGTATGCACGTGCCAGGCCTCATTTTTTGAACGTGGGAAACGGTGTGAGCCAAAAG GTTTGGACGACACATGCTCAGCAGATGATGATTGTGTCGCCGTGAACAACGCCATGTGCTCTGGTGGAGCCTGCACGTGCAAACCCTCATTCAACGAGCAGCAAAAGGCTTGTCATCCTGTTGTTG GTATCGGTTCCGCCTGCGAAGCGAAGCAAGACTGCAGCCTAGTTGAGAACACGGATTGTGTTGAAGGTCAGTGCGCGTGCAGCCCCTCCTTCCATGAGCAGGACGGCACGTGCAACCCCGACTCCGCTCCGACCACCAGCG GTCTGATGGACGTGTGTTCAACGGACGGCGACTGTGCGGCCGTGGGGAACGCCATCTGCAGCTCGGACAACAGCTGTGTCTGCCACTCGGCCTTCATGGAAAAGGGCAAACGATGTGAACCCAAGG GTCTGGATGACCCGTGCACGGGAGATCAGGAATGTGTCGCCGTGGACAATGCCACGTGCTCTGATGGAACATGTACGTGTAAACCAGGCTTCCACGAAAAGGCTGGCGTCTGCAGTCCCGAGTCCGCCCCAACCAGCAAAG GTCTGTCGGCCGTGTGTTTAATGAACGGCGACTGTGCGGCCGTGGGAAACGCCATCTGCAGCTCGGACAACCTCTGCGTCTGTCACCCTGCCTTCGTGGAAAAGGGCAAACAATGTGAACCCAAGG GTCTAATGGCCGAGTGTACAATGGATACGGAGTGCGTGTCTGTTGAGAACGCCGTCTGCAACACCAACAACCAATGCGCATGCGCAACAGCATTCGAACAGAAGGGACAGGGCTGTGACGCTAAAG GCCTTGGTGACGCGTGCTCGGACACAGGAGAATGTGGTTCCGTTGACAACGCCTCCTGCGGACAAGACCGGACGTGTGAATGTAACCAGGGTTTCACGAAGAAGGGGGATAACTGCGTACCAGACAGTACAA AACCTAAAAAGCCGAAAAACGCCGCACCCGGACTTACAGCACCACTCACGTCATTGTTCATAGTGTTCGTTGGAATATTTCGTGTTTCCTAA